CTTTGAGAAAGTTCTGTTTTTCAAAGGGAGATTCTTTTATTTTTATCTTTTCTATTCTACCAAAAAAAGGAGATTATTTCAGCATTTTTTCATGCTTTTAATAAAACGAATTAATTTTGAAGGAGCTTTCTGATAAGTGATCTGATTTTCTTCTAAGAATTTCTGAAAATCAGCTTTCCCTTTTTCATGGTCTGTGACTTCAAGCTCCAGTTCGTAGTCTGTATGATCAAAGTAGTGGCTTTCATCTAGTGCCATTAGACCAATCGATGTTTCCATTTCGTAACGAATAGTTGCAAGACAACCCAGAACAAACCAGTCTTGGCTTAGAATACCAATCTTAGCAAGTTCCTCTAGAACGAGTCCTTGAGGAAGTATTTGTTTTTCTAGGTAAGATTCAGCCTCTGGAAGATTCAGTTTCTGATTGTATTCCATATTTCCTACAGTTTGTGGCACCTTCAAGGTCAACTCCGCCCAATCTGAAAAGATACGAATGCGCATGGCAACCTTTTTTTCACGCAATTGAAAATCAGGTGTATCAATGTAGTAGTTTTTCTGAAGGACGGGTTGGATATGGGAAAACTGTTCTTTTAAATGATCGTAATCCTCTTTTTTCAGTAGTGTTTTCAGTTCAATTTCTAAATGTTTCATTTTTCTAACCTTTTTTTTATCTTTGAAAGCGATTTATGGTATAATGGACAATGTATTTATTGTATATGATTGTAGTGAAAAAATCAAAAATTTTAAACAACACAATCACATACCAAAAGGGAGAAAATATGACCATAGAATGGGAAGAATTTTTAGATCCTTACATTCAAGCTGTTGGTGAATTGAAGATTAAACTTCGTGGGATTCGCAAACAGTATCGTAAACAAAATAAGCATTCTCCAATTGAGTTTGTAACGGGTCGTGTCAAACCGATTGAAAGTATCAAAGAAAAAATGAATCGCAGAGGGATTGGCTACGATACTTTGGAACATGACTTACAGGATATCGCGGGTTTGCGGGTCATGGTGCAGTTCGTCGATGATGTTCAGGAAGTTGTTGCGATTTTACGCAAACGCCATGATATGAGAGTAGTACAGGAACGTGACTACATCACGCATCGGAAGGCTTCGGGCTATCGCTCCTATCATGTGGTGGTAGAGTATACAGTTGACACCATCAGTGGTGTTAAGACGATTCTGGCGGAGATTCAAATCCGGACTTTAGCCATGAATTTTTGGGCTACGATTGAGCATTCGCTCAATTATAAGTATCAGGGGGATTTCCCAGAGGAGATCAAGAAACGCTTGGAGA
Above is a window of Streptococcus oralis subsp. dentisani DNA encoding:
- a CDS encoding GTP pyrophosphokinase, which gives rise to MTIEWEEFLDPYIQAVGELKIKLRGIRKQYRKQNKHSPIEFVTGRVKPIESIKEKMNRRGIGYDTLEHDLQDIAGLRVMVQFVDDVQEVVAILRKRHDMRVVQERDYITHRKASGYRSYHVVVEYTVDTISGVKTILAEIQIRTLAMNFWATIEHSLNYKYQGDFPEEIKKRLEITARISHQLDEEMGKIRDDIQEAQALFDPLSRKLNDGVGNSDDTDEEYR
- a CDS encoding CYTH domain-containing protein; amino-acid sequence: MKHLEIELKTLLKKEDYDHLKEQFSHIQPVLQKNYYIDTPDFQLREKKVAMRIRIFSDWAELTLKVPQTVGNMEYNQKLNLPEAESYLEKQILPQGLVLEELAKIGILSQDWFVLGCLATIRYEMETSIGLMALDESHYFDHTDYELELEVTDHEKGKADFQKFLEENQITYQKAPSKLIRFIKSMKKC